The Mus pahari chromosome 5, PAHARI_EIJ_v1.1, whole genome shotgun sequence genomic sequence GTCTTTCCTGCAACAGTGTATTTTATCAAGTGTCTGGTTAGCATTTGTTAAAATCTGGCCCAGAGGTATTAACAAGTGGTGAGGTGTGGGCAGGGGTCAAAGGTCATGACCTCAGGGAAGGGCCAGGTTTGCACTGCAGGAGCTCTTGTACCTGGTGGGATGCTAGTTTTGTGccaacatgacacaagctggagtcatcagagacaaaggagcctcagctgaggaaatgcctccatgagatccagtcggaaggcattttttttaagtagtgGTCAgtggggaaggcccagcccactgtgagtggtgttCTCCTTGAGCTGGTGTTCCTAGGTTgaataagaaagtaggctgagcaagccagagcatcagctcctgcctccagggtcctgtcctgccctgtcctgtgtgacttcctgccctgacttccttccataatgaacagcaatatgtACATGTAAGCCTAACAGACCTCTTTCTCTCCAATTCCTGTTTAGGGCATGGTGTTTTGTTGTAGCAATAGAAGTCCTAAGACAGCTAGTCAGATGGAAATGAAGGAGATGAGCTTTAAGTTTAAATTGAAGAGTCAGGTAGGTTCTAGTAATAGGCAAAGAAATTCAAGAGAACCCTATCCTTTGCATTGAAGGATTCTAGGAAACAGCGAATCCCGACCACCAGACAAAGGTGATTTGCAAAGGATGGGCAATAGCACTTGGCCATAAGGTCAGTGAAGATCATCACCGATAAGCAAAGAAGACTCACTTGGCAAGATTCTTAGAAAGAATCCACAGATACACTAGGTAGGTGGAAAATGGGGCACAGCATTTAGAAGATGAGAAAGGGGGGGGTCCAGAGGAAAATCAAGGTGGGGCCTCCCGATATAACAGAAAGCAATGTCATAGCAAAAAAAACAGGGGAGAGGGATTTAAAGGATGAATAAAAGTCCAGTGCTGCAGAGGCAAAGCAGGTTAAGACTTAAGAACCGTGAATGGTGCATAGCTGTATAGAGGACTCAGTGGTAACTCAGCAACCCCCTTGGAGTGCTAAGGGACCCCACTGCAAGCTGGCCCAGAGTGAATGAGTCTGAAGATCGAAGCAGCTGTGAGAGATCACTGCATCTGTTCCTGAAGTAAATGCAAATGAGCTTTTGGAACAGTGAAGGGACTGGATTGaggatgtgtttgtttgtgttgttattggttgttgttgttattattcctTGTGTACTAATAATATTGTAACATTAAACAACGCCAGAGAAGGAACAAAAtgtcaaacagaaaagaaatggcaaAGCCAGTAAAGGAGTACGGGACCAGAGATCATTCACAATTAAATTCAAGTTCCCTGAAACAAAAGTCTTTGCAATGTGAAGGTAAAGATACGTCCACATCTTTTGGAGTGGTTCATattcaaagaaatacaggtaGGGTGGAATCCTGTAATTCTGAACCAAGGTGAGCCAGCACCATCCTTGGTACAATGCAAGTGATAGTTTAgacttgagagagaaaaaaggaatacAGGAGATGGGCAAAAGCAAGAGCCGAGATGGACACTGACTCTAACGGGCCAGGAGGACACTTACATTTCCAAAGTATTTATCCAGCAACTCCACATAACGATGAACAATCTCTAGTGTCAAGAGCTCATTGTCTTGATTTTCTATTGCACAGCAAAAATATAAACTAGCAtaccttgaaaagaaaaaaaaaaaaggaaaagcaaaattgAATGAGACAATAAATAAGCCAAAGTGGGTTTTCCCTATGGGTATGCATCTTCCTGTTGTCTCTAGTGATTCTCCCCACACAAGGATAAAAATCATGGCTCGTGGCATGCACTGCACTCCGCCAACAGAAACCAGAGTGTATAAAAACGCTACAGCGCTTAGATAACATCTGTTAATCTCGTCAACAGACGCTCTCGATAGAACTTTACCTTGAAGAGCTGCACTCAGAGGCATGGTCCTTTGGTTCCTGGTAATCAGGATGCTTGATCAAGCTCCTCTCCAGTTTGTAAGTAGTCTCTAATACACAGTCCCTCAGCAGTGCTCTTGGGGACCCACCCTCCCGTATCTGCCTTCACACGGTGATTTAGTTTCTGTCTCTCACCTTCTTCAGCTACAGAAGCTGCAGCTTTGCCAAAGCATGCCCTGGTAGTGGACTCCATTAAATACCAGCCCATCCAGGCTACTCTTAGCCtactggcttttaaaaacacTCTGCACTTCCAGTGTGCATTTCCCATTTTGGAAACTCTAGTTTGATGAAGGACATGGGGTGAGGCTGCCTATGTCCGTGTCCTAACTTGGGCATCCATTACCTGAGTCCTCATTGAAAAGCTGGCTTTACCTCGCAAGCCTCTCTCACTTATGAATTAGGATTCCACGCCAGAAGGCGCTTGCCACTTCACACAGGTGCATCAAATGAAATATAGGcaccaaaggaagaaagagctgGGCTAGAGTTCTGGCTAGAGTAGGTGATTATCACTCACCTACTGGGACAAGGTAGTAATTACTTACACTGTGCGTCCTCAGTTCACCCGTCTGCAAATATGAACAACTGCAGTATGAACAATCCATTGGAAATGATTCCCCTTCCTCTATCACAGTTATTTGCATTTTCCCATTGCATCTGTTACTAGGTGACTATATGTggtttgcttaaaaaaaaaatgtgcttctaGAAAATATGAACATAATTTGTCTCGTTCGTTTGCTGCTGTATCAACAGTCATTGATGCTGGAAATGTAATGGTGCTTACAAAATGTTACCAAGCACGTGCGTGCAAATTCAGCACACAGCTTAAGCATTCAGAATCCATCTAACACCCAGAAGCTGACACATGTCGATGGAGATCTTCACTAGTGCTCACTCTTTGCTGCACACTCTTAGACTCCACTCATGAAAGATTTCAGAAAGCACTGAGATTGGTATTGCAATCTAAAATGTTCAGAACTAAGACAGAGCAAAGCGATAAGGAAAAGTTTGGTTCTCATGAAGTTACTCACACCTTTTATAAACAAGTTTCAGCTCCTTCCAGTCAATGAAGCTGCTGGTCCTGTGGCCACGAGAGAGGACGGTCTGGATGATGTCCCGGGtgatcttcttcctctccttgtcAGGGAGCGTGGTGTACCATTTCTGCAGCCGCAGCTTCCCTTGTCGACTGAAGAGCAAGATGAAATGTATCTAGAAGAAAAAGGCACAGAGAAGCCCCCAGTGTTCACTCAGCCAAGTCACTGCACAGATCAGGGTGTCCTGGGGCTTGGTGGAGTAGGAATGTACGCTGGGAGGATATTTACCTGTCTGAGAATGATCCCATCTGAGAAATGACATTTACCCACCAGAAGCATGGACTGCCACAATGAAACCTTACTTCTGTTCCAGAAGGTCatgtttaccaaaaaaaaaaaaaaatcctcaagggTTGTAAATTCATTAAGAGTCAAAACTTATCAGGAAGTAGTGGGGCTCTGTGATGCAAATTCCTCTTTGAcaagtaaaacaagaaaaatgtttgaATGGTGGAAGGATTTACTTTAGAGTTACGGTCTTCCATGTTCCATTTCACAACTGTGAAAACAAAGGAATGGGGAGAGGCGAGAggtctaaacagaacagcaatggcttgtgctgtaaaatcaagaattgacaaatgggacctcataaaattgcaaagcttctgtaaggcaaaagacactgtcaacaNNNNNNNNNNNNNNNNNNNNNNNNNNNNNNNNNNNNNNNNNNNNNNNNNNNNNNNNNNNNNNNNNNNNNNNNNNNNNNNNNNNNNNNNNNNNNNNNNNNNNNNNNNNNNNNNNNNNNNNNNNNNNNNNNNNNNNNNNNNNNNNNNNNNNNNNNNNNNNNNNNNNNNNNNNNNNNNNNNNNNNNNNNNNNNNNNNNNNNNNNNNNNNNNNNNNNNNNNNNNNNNNNNNNNNNNNNNNNNNNNNNNNNNNNNNNNNNNNNNNNNNNNNNNNNNNNNNNNNNNNNNNNNNNNNNNNNNNNNNNNNNNNNNNNNNNNNNNNNNNNNNNNNNNNNNNNNNNNNNNNNNNNNNNNNNNNNNNNNNNNNNNNNNNNNNNNNNNNNNNNNNNNNNNNNNNNNNNNNNNNNNNNNNNNNNNNNNNNNNNNNNNNNNNNNNNNNNNNNNNNNNNNNNNNNNNNNNNNNNNNNNNNNNNNNNNNNNNNNNNNNNNNNNNNNNNNNNNNNNNNNNNNNNNNNNNNNNNNNNNNNNNNNNNNNNNNNNNNNNNNNNNNNNNNNNNNNNNNNNNNNNNNNNNNNNNNNNNNNNNNNNNNNNNNNNNNNNNNNNNNNNNNNNNNNNNNNNNNNNNNNNNNNNNNNNNNNNNNNNNNNNNNNNNNNNNNNNNNNNNNNNNNccagtacaggggaaggccagggccaagaagtgggagtgggtgggtaggggagcaggggtgggggggagggtataggggacttttgggatagcatttacaatgtaaataaagaaaatatctaataaaaaaatctatcctaaaaaaaaaaaaagNaaacatttaaaaaaagaggaggaggaggaggaggaaaaggaggaggaagagggagaaaggagaaaagagcacaaaaaagaacaaaagaaccagACCTAAACATGAAAGCTCAAGGCACTGTGTGGCCCCCAGGCTGGCTCTGCCATTTCCCATCTCAGGCGAGGATTGCATCCTCAGCTTGGCAGACGGGTAACAATGTAGACAGGGAGTTGCCTACACTAGGAAGGCCCCTCACTTTGTTTCCAAATCAGTTTTGATATGTGTATTCAAAATgagattttgtatttttgtaaattttaaagaactttaaatGGAGGATGACAATCTAAGTTCAGTACCTTAGGTGTAGAGCAGACCTCATTTCCAAAGACTGTCAAGTAGCCcggttgtttgttttataaaagatcACATTTTCTCAGGCCATCATATTAGAAGATAAGAATTAAGtcatgattgattgattgattgattgattattgattaaaaacataaatgagaacgtggggctggagagaggacccGGTGATTaggagcgcttgctgctcttgcagaagcctTGGATTTGGTTTCcaagcacccacacggtggcgcTCAACCATCCACAACTCTGCTTCCAGGAATGCAATGCCTTCGCCTGAACTTCTGAGGGCATCAGGCAttcatgtgacacacacacatacatacatacatgcaggcaaaacacacttacatataaaataaaaatcaataaatctaaaaataacttagaaataaaatgcaTCACTGCAACTAATACTTGTGAGGGCTCCAAAGACATAGGCTCCAAACCAAGAATAacaacagttaaaaataaatacaaacacaccaaataaacaaacaaacaaacaaacagtctgCTCTTTTTTCTGAAGAGAATTCTCTTCTAATGACATGGCACAGACCTAAGAGGTCACTAGGAGGTTATACCTGAAGTCAATAGACACCAGGATCTTCCTTTGGAACTTCCTCTAACTTGAATTTATGGACTTCTTTTTGTAATTGATTTTATCTATTATTAGCACATATGcacctctttctctttgtctctctgtgaaTGTCTGTtggtgaatgtgagtgtgtgtgtgtgtgtgtgtgtgtgtgtgttgcggggAGTTGGCTCACACAGCATCCTTATGGAGACAAACAACCTCATGGAGTGGATTCTCTCCTTTACCTTTCCGTGGGTTCCGGGGATGGCGTTTGGGTGATGGCCGCCAGGCTAGTGCAGCAAGGGCTTAcacagacttttttctttttgcttcttttcctttcctttccttctttcttgtttttttaagtaaagcaaatgtgtttgtttgtttgtttgtttgtttgtttttaagtcacaACAAACTCCTGATCCAAAGAGCAGACATCCCAGAGCGTGAAAACAACTAAAACTCCTGCTCAGTAGACACCACTCTAACCCCAGGATGGTCTTAGAGCGCTGCATTTGGAGGGCCAGGGAGataggtggctcagtgagtaatgGTACTTGCCACTAACCCCAGCCCTCCGGGCTCTACCCTCAGGACTCCTGCagtagaagaagaaagagaaccaaGTTCTGAAAGTTATTCTCTCA encodes the following:
- the Ap1s3 gene encoding AP-1 complex subunit sigma-3 isoform X1, coding for MIHFILLFSRQGKLRLQKWYTTLPDKERKKITRDIIQTVLSRGHRTSSFIDWKELKLVYKRYASLYFCCAIENQDNELLTLEIVHRYVELLDKYFGNVCELDIIFNFEKAYFILDEFIIGGEIQETSKKTAVKAIEDSDMLQEVKSQEDFKNYKVPF
- the Ap1s3 gene encoding AP-1 complex subunit sigma-3 isoform X2; its protein translation is MIHFILLFSRQGKLRLQKWYTTLPDKERKKITRDIIQTVLSRGHRTSSFIDWKELKLVYKRYASLYFCCAIENQDNELLTLEIVHRYVELLDKYFGNVCELDIIFNFEKAYFILDEFIIGGEIQETSKKTAVKAIEDSDMLQETMEEYMNKPTF